Within the Borrelia miyamotoi genome, the region ATGCAATGAATATTACTGACATTGGTCATTTGACAGGCGAATTTGATGAAGGAGAAGATAAGATCGTGAAGGCTGCAAGAGAGAGAGGACTTACAGTTTATGAAATCAGCAGATTTTTTACAGAAGCTTTTTTTAATGATTGTGCAAAGTTGAATGTCCTGCGTCCTGACAAGATTCTTGTTGCAAGTGAATATATTGTTGGAATGATAAAAGTGGTCAAAGTTCTTGAGCAAAATGGATTTACTTATTTTGTTAATGGTAATGTTTATTTTGATACTTCTCATTGTAAGACTTATGGACAGATGGCGGGTATTAATCTAAATAATTCTATTGATTCTTCTGTTTCCAGGGTTGAAGTTGATCCTTTTAAAAAAAATAAATTAGATTTTGTTTTGTGGTTTACGAATTCAAAGTTTAAAGATCAAGAAATGAAATGGGATTCACCTTGGGGATTTGGTTATCCAAGTTGGCATTTAGAGTGTGCGGCAATGAATTTAGATTATTTTAAGAGTACTCTTGATGTTCATTTGGGTGGAGTTGATCATATTGGGGTTCATCACATAAATGAAATAGCAATAGCAGAATGTTACTTAAATAAGACGTGGTGTGACATATTTGTTCATGGTGAGTTTTTAATTATAGAAGATGAGAAGATGTCGAAATCAAATAATAATTTTATTACCATTAAAGATTTAGAGGCCAATGGATTTTCTCCTTTAGATTTTAGATATTTTTGTTTAACGGCACATTATAGAACCCAGCTTAAGTTTACATTTAATAATTTAAGAGCTTGTAGAGTGGCTAGAGGAAACATGCTTAATAGATTAACTTCTCTCTATTCTTCTTTAAATCAATTTGACATGGCATTGCTTAGTAAGAATTATGGAAATATTGAATCTGTTTTGGAGAATAAATATTATAATAATTTTTTGGATAAAATAGCTTTTGATTTAAATATTCCTCAAGCATTAGCCTTGTTATGGGATCTTATTAAAGATAACAATTTATCTGCTCTTTCAAAACTTAGACTTGCGTTTAAGTTTGATGAAGTTTTATCTCTTAATTTAAGAGAAGGAATACTTGAAGAGATTGAGATGGATAGGGTAAATATTGGTGATGTTATGATTTCT harbors:
- a CDS encoding cysteine--tRNA ligase — encoded protein: MLLRLYNTKTRNLSEVKNFGDTKVYACGPTVYNYAHIGNLRTYIFEDLLVKSLRLLEYNVRYAMNITDIGHLTGEFDEGEDKIVKAARERGLTVYEISRFFTEAFFNDCAKLNVLRPDKILVASEYIVGMIKVVKVLEQNGFTYFVNGNVYFDTSHCKTYGQMAGINLNNSIDSSVSRVEVDPFKKNKLDFVLWFTNSKFKDQEMKWDSPWGFGYPSWHLECAAMNLDYFKSTLDVHLGGVDHIGVHHINEIAIAECYLNKTWCDIFVHGEFLIIEDEKMSKSNNNFITIKDLEANGFSPLDFRYFCLTAHYRTQLKFTFNNLRACRVARGNMLNRLTSLYSSLNQFDMALLSKNYGNIESVLENKYYNNFLDKIAFDLNIPQALALLWDLIKDNNLSALSKLRLAFKFDEVLSLNLREGILEEIEMDRVNIGDVMISLLEERRLAKVRKDFKRADEIREYFHSKGLILIDTEEGTKVRRG